The Brachyspira sp. SAP_772 genome includes the window ATACATAGTGCATCAGGAACTAGGCTAAGATTATATTGCAATGACATTATGAAAGGCAATCTTGAAAAAACAGGCGGATGCATCATAACTCCAGCATTTAACCTCCCTAGTAAATATGTTTTGCATACAGTGGGGCCAATAATAGAAAATGAAGTTTCAAAAAATGATGAAGGGCTTTTATATAAGTGCTATAAATCATGCTTAGAGACAGCTAAAAATAATAATATAAAAAGTATAGCTTTCTGCTCAATCTCCACAGGAGAGTTTAGGTTTCCAAATGAATTAGCTAGCACTATAGCGGTTAAAGCCGTGAGAGATTTTTTAGACAATACTGGGTACAATATAAAAATAGTATTCAATGTATTTAAAGATTTAGACTATAAACTTTATAACAATATTTTAAATAATTAGAAGGTTAAAAATATGAATGAACAATTAAATGATATTGAATTAACAGAAAAATTAAAATTAGCTATAGAAGAATCAGACTATATACTAATAGGCTCAGGTGCAGGGCTTTCTGCTTCTGCAGGTTTTTTATACTCTGGAAAAAGGTTTGATGATAACTTCATGGAATACAAAGATAAATATGGATTAACAGATATGTATAGTGCCTCCTTTTATAACTACCCTAGTCTAGAAGACTTTTGGGGATTTTTTTCTTTATTTGTTTATATTAATAGATATGATATTCCAGCAGATGAAACTCATTTAAATCTTTTGGACATAGTAAAAAATAAAAATTATTTTGTAATTACAACAAATGTTGATGGAAGATTTGAAGCCGCTAATTTTGATAAAGATAGGTTATTTAAAGTTCAGGGAGATTTTTCTCTTTTTCAATGCTCTGTTCCATGCAGGCAAGAAACTTTCTACAATGAAAAATATATAAGAGAAATGCTAAAACAAAGAAAAGATTTAAAAATACCTTCTAATCTTATTCCAAAATGTCCGTACTGTGGAGCTAATATGTCAATGAATCTAAGAAGCGATGACACATTTGTTCAAGATGAAAACTGGTATAAAGCCAAAGATAAATATATAGCTTTTTTAAATGAATCTAATAATAAAAATATTTTGTTTTTAGAACTAGGTGTAGGATTTAATACCCCTGCTATAATAAAATATTCTTTTTGGAGAATGGCTTTAAAAAATAAAAACTCAATTTACGCCTCCATTAATTTAAAAAATGTTTTCTCTATACCTGATTTAAAAGAGCGTTCTATATGCATAGATGATGATATATCCAAAGTATTAAAATATATAAAAAACAAATAATTTTAGTTGTAATACTTGACATTACAACTAAAATATGTTACTATAGTTGTAATGATAGCTATTACAACTCTTTAATTAAAGAAAATATTTTAATACAAAAAAAGGAGAATAAAAAATGAAAATTGCAATAATAGCAGCAAATGGAAAAGCTGGAAAATTGATTATGAATGAGGCATTAGAAAGAGGATTAGATGTTACAGCAATAGTGAGAGATAAAACAAAAATCAATAATTCAAAAGTAAAAGTTATAGAAAAAGATTTATTTGATTTAACAAAAGACGATTTAAAAGAATTTGACACTGTAGTAAGTGCGTTTGGAATATGGGATGAAAAAGAGCTCGATAAACATTCATTAGTTATGGAACATCTATGCAAAATACTTGCAAATACTAATACAAGACTCATGATAGTAGGAGGAGCTGCAAGTTTATACGTAAATAAAGAGCATACTATGATATTAAAAGATGCTCCTAATTTTCCAGAGGTTTTTATGGGAGTGGCAATAAGTTCTAACAAAGCATTTGATATATTAAAAGATAAGAAAGATGTTTTGTGGACTTACGTATCACCTTCTGCAGATTTTCGAGCTGATGGAGAGAAAACAGGAGAATATAACATAGGCAATGATGAATTATTAGTTAATTCTAAAGGTGAAAGCTATATTAGCTATGCTGACTATGCGGCTGCTTTTGCTGATGAAATAGTTAATAAAAAATACTTAAATCAAAGAATAACATTCTGTTCAAAATAAAAAAACAATAATATAAAGCGTATAAAAGATTATTTCCTTTATACGCTTTTATTTCTAATTTTCTTTAATTAAAGAAAAATATTTTATATAAAAAAGGAGAATAAAAAATGAAAATTGCAATAATAGCAGCAAACGGAAGAGCCGGAAAATTAATTATGAATGAGGCATTAGAAAGAGGATTAGATGTTACAGCTATAGTGAGAGATAAAACAAAAATCAATAATTCAAAAGTAAAAGTTATAGAAAAAGATTTATTTAATTTAACAAAAGATGATTTGAAAGAATTTGACACTGTAGTAAGTGCATTCGGAGTATGGGACGAGAAAGAATTTGATAAGCATTCATTAGTTATGGAACATCTATGCAAAATACTTGCAAACACAAATATTAGATTAATGGTGATAGGAGGAGCAGCAAGTTTATATGTTAATAAAGAACATACTATGATATTAAAAGATGCTCCTAATTTTCCAGAAGCTTTTATGGGATTGGCAGTAAGTGAAAATAAAGCATTTGATATATTAAAAGATAAGAAAGATGTTTTATGGACTTATGTATCACCTTCTGCAGATTTTCAAGCTGAGGGAGAGAAAACAGGAGAATACAATATAGGTCATGATGAATTATTAGTTAATTCTAAAGGCGAAAGCTATATTAGTTATGCTGATTATGCTATAGCTTTTGCCGATGAAATAGTTAATAAAAAATACTTAAATCAACAAATAACATTCTGTTCAAAATAAAAAAACAATAATATAAAGCGTATAAAAGATTATTTCCTTTATACGCTTATATTTTTATTTAATTATATTTAATATTTTTAAATTTATATTAATTCTCTTTATTATCTCTTCCATGACAATGCTTATATTTCTTACCGCTTCCGCAAGGACAAGGATCGTTTCTGCCTATTTTGTTCGTCATTTTTACTTGAGCCTGTGCTATTTTTGGTTTAGCATTTTGATTATTGTTACCATCCATTGCACTAGCACTGCTTTTCTCTTCAACGCCGCCGTCAAAGGCACTTTCTCTCTCAGTATTGTTAAATGCATTAGGCATTATTCTCACTCTCATTAAAAGATTAACAAGCTCATTATGAATAACATCCATAGTAGCTACAAACATTTTATAGCCTTCAAGTTTATATTCTGTAAGAGGGTTTTTCTCTGCATATCCTCTAAGTCCTATACCCTCTCTTAAACTGTCCATAGCAAATAAATGGTCTTTCCATCTATTATCTATAATTGAAAGGAATATATTTTTCTCTACTTCTCTAAATATCTTTTCATCTACCTCTAAAGATTTTTTTCTATATGCTTCTAATAATATGTTGGTGAGATTTTTTATTGCATTTTCAACTCCGCCTTCAACAGCCTTGTTTGCTGCATCTTCATCTATACCAATCAAATAACTGTTAAGCCATTTTGTTATCTCCATAGGATCAACTGTTTTTTTGCCGTCTGCTATCTCTCTTATTGTAGAATCAGTTACATCAGAAATAATCTCTTCTATTCTTGGAGAAATATCATCAGAATAAAGTATATAATCTCTCTCAGCATAAACTGCCATACGCTGCTGATTCATAACATCATCATACTCAAGCAAATGCTTTCTTATATCAAAGTTTCTGCCTTCAACTTTTCTCTGAGCATTTTCAATAGATTTGTTAAGCCACTTGTGCCCAAGCTCTTCCTCTTCACCCATGCCCATAGCAAGCATCATGCTAGAAACTCTCTCGCCTCCAAAAAGCCTCATCAAATCATCTTCAAGCGATAAGAAAAATACACTGAGTCCCGGGTCTCCCTGTCTTCCGCTCCTACCGCGAAGCTGATTGTCAATACGTCTAGCCTCATGCCTTTCACTGCCTATAACATGCAAACCGCCAGCAGCAAGTACTTTTTCTTTATCAATCTTAGATTTTTCATTTATTTGAGTAATCCTATCTACCTTCTCAAGCATCTCTAAAGCATTATTTTTTTCAGCCAACTCCCTAGCCTCATCAAGCTTACCAGCAATAACAAATCTAACAAAAGCCTCTTTATAAAGGTCTATAGATTTTACTTTTTGATTTAACTCTTCTTTTTTGTAAGGGTCTCTTTCTTTAAATGCCCTGTCTCTCATTATTGTAAGTATTTGCTCTATCTCAGAAACACCCTTAGCAATAGGGTTACCACCAAGAACAATATCCGTACCACGTCCTGCCATGTTTGTAGCAAGTGTAACAGCACCCGGCTCTCCTGCCTGTGCAATTATCTGAGCTTCTCTTGAGTGGTTTTTAGCATTAAGTACTTCATGAGTGATTTTATGTCTTTTAAACACTTTAGATAATTCTTCGTTCATCTCAACAGACACTGTACCAACTAATACAGGCTTTCCTGCATCTTGAAGCTCTTTAATATATTTTGCTAATGCCTCAAATTTTGCCTTTCTTGTTCTATATATTCTATCTGATAAATCCTGTCTTGCTATAGGTTTGTTTGTAGGAATAACTGCAACATCTAGCTTATATATTTTATAAAACTCTTCTGCCTCTGTTTCTGCAGTACCAGTCATACCAGAAAGTTTAGGATACATTCTAAAATAGTTTTGGAAAGTAATTGTTGCATAAGTTTGAGATTCATTTTGTATAGCAACTTTTTCTTTAGCCTCTATTGCTTGGTGAAGCCCATCACTATAACGTCTTCCTTCAAGAACACGGCCTGTAAACTCATCTACAATCAACACTTCCCCGTCTGTAACCATATAATCAACATCTTTTTTAAACACTTTATGTGCCTTTAATGCCTGATTAACATGGTGAACTATAGTGCTGCTTTGTGCACCATAGAGGTTTTCTATATTAAGAAGGTTTTCTACTTTTTTTACACCCTCTTCTGTAAGGTACACATTTTTATCTTTTTCTATTAATACATAATCACCAGTACCAGCAACCTCTTTCATTCTCTCATCTGTCTCTGCCTGCTTAAGCATAGGTATAATTCTATCTATCTCATAATACATTTTAATATTTTTTTCTGCAGGTCCTGATATTATAAGAGGAGTTCTAGCTTCGTCTATTAAAATACTGTCAACCTCGTCCACTATGGCATGATAAAACTTTCTCTGCACTTTATCTTCTTTTCTCACAACCATATTATCTCTTAAATAGTCGAAACCAAACTCATTATTAGTACCATAAACAACATCGCAATTATAAACAGCTCTTCTCTCTGGTGAATGCGGTCTAGTATTATCAAGTATTCCAACACTAATGCCAAGCATAGAGTATATAGGCATCATCCATTCAGCATCCCTTTTAGCAAGATAATCATTCACTGTAACTACATGCACCCCAAGCCCTGTTAAAGCATTAAGATAAACTGCCAAAGTAGCAACAAGTGTCTTACCTTCACCAGTTTTCATCTCAGCAATTCTTCCCTGATGCAAAACTGCTCCACCCATTATCTGCACATCAAAATGCCTCATACCCGTAGTTCTTAAACTCGCCTCGCGTACAACAGCAAATGCCTCTGGAAGCAATTCATCTAATATATCTTGAAGTTTCTTTTTATTCTCTTCTTTTGATAAATCTAATTCCTCTGTCTTACAGCCTATATAATCTTCTACTCTTTGCCTGAATTCTTTTGTTTTATTAGTTAATTCTTCATTAGTTAATTTCTTTATTTCTTCTTCAAATGTTAATGTCTTCTCTGCTATAGGTTTTAATATTTTAGCATCATTTTGTTCTTTAGAGCCAAATATTAATTTAAATACTAAATCCATCGCTCCCATATATAGGTAACTCTCCTTTCTTAAATCAAGATTGCTTAAACATTATAAACAAATAAACAACTAAAAATATTCTTTATTTAAACTTAATAATAACATATAATGTAAATATAATAAAGTATAAAAAATTATTTTATTTATGATAAAATTATAAAATAGAAAAAGCTAAATATATTTGACTTTTTCATTTAATGATATAACATAATAAAAAATTTTAATTATTAATAAAATATTATGATTAGAAAACTATTTTGTATTATTTTGATAACATCATTTTGTGCAAATCTATTTTCACAAATCACAGATAATGAAATAACAGAAAAGTATATAAAAGAAAATATCGCTGTATTTGAAATACAAGATGTCTCTACAGGCTATAGCAAAGATTTGGGTAATAAGGTTACAACTTTAATAGAAAATGCCCTCACTAGAATGAAAAGGTTCAATATAGTAGATAGAAAAAATCTAGATAAATACCTAAAAGAAATGGAGCTTCAATTAACAGGCATCACAGATGAACAAGTGATAGAAATGGGAAAGATATATGGATACAGCAAAGCAATCACAGGAAAAATAACACATTCAAGTACCAGATTTGATTATGACAGCTATGACGGAACAGGAACAATATATGCTGATGTAGATTTGGTTTTGCAGATAGTTGATGTTTCTACAACAAAAATATTATACTCTTCAAAAGTAAGTGGTTCTAGCTTTTATTCTATAGACAGATATCCATCACAAGCTTTTAGAGATGCGGCTATTGATGAAGCTTGTAATGATTTGGTTTATAAAGTAAGTGACAAAATGAGAAATATTTTTAAAATAACTTTAAAAATATCTGATATTACAGATGGAAATATTATACTTTTGGCAGGATATGATCATGGACTTAATAAAAATACAAGATTTAAAGTATATTCACAATCTGAAGATATAGTTCTACCATCTGGAAATGTTATAGAAGGCACATATAAAGAAAAAGGTACTTTAAGAATAAAAGACATGGGAAGCGAATATTCTATAGCAACAGTATCAAGAGGAAGGAATATACAAGTTGGTGATATTGTAAGAGAAACATATATAGGAAATTTTATTTTTGGGTTTAATATAAATTATGCTTCATATAAAATCAATCCCTTAGTAAAAGAATTTCAGTCTACAAACTCTACAGGCAAAATAAAAGTAAATCTAAATAAAAATGACTATGCTTTAGGAATGCATCTTAAATTCGGGTATGATTTTCAGCTATTTTCCCCTAATATAAGCATGGGTTTATTATTTGGAGATTTCTTCAAAACTAGCTATGGAATTGATACTAGATTTAATTTTGATATAAACATAAAAATATATCAGGAAATAGTGAAATTTGTATTTACTCCATATGTAGGAGTTGGTGTAACTTTCACAGATATAGGCGAAGTATATGGCGGAGATTACAAAAATGGAAGTCTATTAATACCAAACGGCACTAAAATACGATCAACCGACATAATGCTAGGTATTGGACTTTTAGCAAATATACAGTATAATATAACCGATACATTAGGAATTAATTTAGCTGGCGGATATAGATTTTATACAAAGCCTATTAATGCTGGTACATATTATGAAGATAATAGCTTTAGTATGCCCGAAGAAATACAAACGGTTAATCTTACAGGCTTAGAGTTTATGGTAGGAATATATGGACTTTTTTAAAAGCATAATACTATTTTTATTGTTTGCTAAAATATCTTTTGGTGCTTTTTATTTTGCACCTTCTACAAATATGCCTAGCACTAATAGTACAGAGAGTAAAGCACCTATCATAGAAAATACTGAAACACTTAGCTCTGAATATAGCATAGATACCAATAGTGTTAAATCTATATTTGAAATGAAAGGAACAAATATTATAAATCAAAATGGCGTTATAAGCTCATCTGTCATACCAGAAGATGCATATAGAAGCCATCCTTTTAGATATACAGAAGTAACTTTTATATTGGCTGGATTTTTATCATATAGTTATGCTTCAGTTATAGTATTTGGACTTGATACCATAGAAAACTCATTTGTTCAGCCATCAACAAGCGGAAGATCAAGATATAAATCTTTATGGATATCTGCTACAATATTTGAAGTTACAGCTGCAGTTATATTTGGAGCTACAGTTGCATATGATAGTTATCAAAGGATATATGGTAAGAAAAAAGATGGTTTAAGTTTTAATTTTGTGCCGTATTATGAACCGTTTCAAAATGATGCTGGATTTATGTTCACATTGAACTACCCTTATAAGTAACTACACTATTACTATGCTTCTTTATAAACATATGTCTATTAACAAATAATACATAAATAGCAAAGCTTATTGCTAAAAATATAGCCAAAATAATAACGCCCCTAGAATTAATTGTAGCCATCTCTGTATTATTATCTACATATTCTTCCGAGTTATAATAAGAATTATTATCATTATTATCACGTATAATTTTTATAATTTTTTCATTTTTAGAACTATCTAAATATCCAAAAGTTTTGGCATAAGAAAGTATATATTCTCTATCATTTGTAAGTCTATCTATAGTATTTAATATTTTTTTCTTTTTTCTATCAAGTTCTTCTATTCTTGCTCTCTTTTTTTCCACAGCCTGTTTTTGCTTATCTATGCTAATAAACCCCTTAGAACTAAACACGAATAAAAAAATAATCAACGCTAAACCAACTACTATTATACCATAAAAAATTTCTGCTCTGAGCCTTATATTTAATTGCATAATTATTAGAACCTTATAAAATATACACTTTATTATCGGAAGTAATATCTAAAAATTAATTGCTACAATATTAAAATATCAATATTCTACTATTTTTTCTCCATATTCTAGTCTTAATTTCCTATCAGCCATACTCGCAATAGATAAAGAATGCGTTACAATGATTAAAGTAGATGAAGTTTTTTTAGTCATATCCCATAAAATCTCTCTTATAATTTCAGCATTTTTTTTGTCTAAATTTCCTGTAGGCTCATCTGCCAACACAACCATTGGGCTATTAATTAAAGCCCTAGCAATAGCAACCCTCTGAGCTTCACCTCCTGAAAGCTCCCCTATTCTATGATGCATCCTGTCTTTAAGCCCAACCGTCTCAAGCAATTCTTCTGCCTTTAACCGTGCCCCTTTTTTATCATATTTTAACATTAAAGCAGGTATCATCACATTTTCTATAGCACTAAACTCTCCAAGCAAATTATGAAATTGAAACACATATCCCAAAGATTTATTCCTAAACTTAGCCAATTGCCCCTCATTCATTTTTCCTATATTGTTACCATTTATATTGATGCTTCCAGATGTAATGTCATCTATACCGCCTATGAGGTTTAAAAGTGTAGTCTTACCGCTTCCAGATTCCCCTGTAATAGCCAATATCTCATTTTTATAAATATCTAAACTTATAGATTTTAATACTTCAACTTTTGGAGGGCCCATGTATGTTTTTACTAATTTATCTATAGTTATTAAAACTTCTCTATTAATATTACTACTATTCATTTTATTATTATTCATATCTTAACACCTCGGCAGGTTTATATTTGCTTGCTATATATGCAGGTATTATAGCAAATAAAACAGAAAGTAAAAACGATATAGAAGCAACCATAAAAACTTGTGAAAAACGTATTATTGAAGGAAGCCCATTACTTACATAATAAATATCAGGAGGGAAGAAATCAGGTATTATAGGTACACTTATAGAAGGACTTATATGTGCAGGTATAAACCATATAATACTTACTATAGATTGTAAAAATGCCCTTATAAACTCTAAAGTTTCATTTACATAACTTGCAAGAAGTATTCCAAATATCACTCCCAAAATAGTGCCAACTCCTCCTATTATAGCCCCCTCCAAAAAGAATACTTTAGCTACATTTGAAGGTCTTAAGCCTAGTGTCTTTATTATAGCAATATCTCTTCTTTTATCTTTAACGAATATTATTTGGCTTGATGCTATGTTGAGAGCTGCTATTAGTATAATAAAAGATAATATTAAACCAAGCATAAGCTTTTCTGTATGAAGTGCCTGAAAAAAGTTTCTGTCAAAAAGCATCCAAGGCATAACATTATAAAATTGCTTTAATGATAAATCTATGTCTTTTGCAACTTTGTCAGCACTAAAAAAATTATTTATCTTTACAGCTACCCCCGTTACAGCACCATCATAACCAAGCATTGACTGCCCTGTTTTTAGAGGCACTATTACCATTTTACTATCATATTCATAATATCCTGTTTTGTATATTCCCTTTATTGTAAAAGTTGTCTTTTGAGGTCTAAAGCCTTTTTCAAAACTTCCAGAAGCAGAAACTATATCAATAGTGTCCCCCACAGATAAAGCATAATCATCTGCCATCTCAGAGCCTATTAAAGCATCATTAGTACCTAAATTTTTATTGTCCCCCTCAATAAAATTGAAATACTTAATAAAATCCCTGTCTTTTGTAAATATATCATCTTCAAATGAACGAACTGTAATAAGCGTAGTAAAAGTATATGTACGCATTATTGAAGGAAGAACTATATAAGGGTAAATACTAGTTATATCTTTATTGTCTTTAATATTATCTACAACATACTCATAGTTTAGAAGAGGCTGATCCCCATAGGCACTAATATTTATATGTGCCCTCATTCCAAGTATTTTATCTCTTATATCGTCTTGAAAGCCATTCATAACAGATAATACAGTAATCATAACCATATCGCCCACAAGTATGCCTAGTATACATATCACTGTAATTATAGAAACAAATGAAAACTTCTTTTTAGCTTTTAGGTATCTCACACCTAACATTAATTCTAATCTCAAAAGAAAACTCCAAAAAATTAAAAGTAATTTAGTTGATGATTTAATTATACTGAAAATTTTTAACTTTGTCAAAAAATCTATTTTAAGTTTTTTGTTTGTGGTGGCTTTGCCCCATGCGAAGCGTGCCCAGAGGGTACACACCCCCACTTCTTTTGGTGACCCAAAGAAGCAAAAAGACTGCATTTTGATGAAGTATTACTTATGTATAATCAAAATACAATATATTGTTTATATATATATCTAAATATAAAGCTAAAAACTTGCACTTTTTGCAACTTTTTGCGGCGGGAAAAAGTTGATAAAATATATATAAAAATAATATAGTTGTTTATTTATATATAAATAATAATTTTTAAACCATGTTTACACAGAAGTAGTTTTTAATAAGTATAATACATAAAATATATACACTACTAAAAATATAATTCCCTTTACATTTGTTAAACTTCTTCCTCTAAAAGTAAATAACAATAATATTAAACCGCTTAAAACCATAATAACATAGTCTATTAAATAATTTTGTGCAGCAGGAAGCACTATTCCTCCAAACTTAAATGAAGCTATAGAAGATATGCCAAGCACAGCACCAACATTAAAAATATTGCTTCCAACAATGTTTCCTATAGATATATCAGCCTCTTTCTTTGAAGCAGCTATCACACTTGTAACTAACTCTGGTATGCTTGTACCAACAGCAACAACTATAAAACCAATAATATGCTCGCTTATAAAATTCCTAAATATTCCAGTAACACCTTTCAAAAATATATCAGACCCCACAGCAAGAGCAAATATTGACAGCACAATTTTAAATATAGCCCTAGATATACTATATGTCTTTGTAGATGATGATACTTCTTTTTCAAATATAGCAAGCTCATCTTTATCTTTAGAGACAACAGTATATAAATAATAAACATATATGCATAGCAAAACTAAAAGTATTACACCCTCTACAACAGATATCTTATCACCAATTAAACTCTTAGTATTAAAATTAAATAAAGTAACAAATAATACAGCATATATTATAAACATAGAAAGCATAGATACATGATAAGATTTTTTGCCCGCAGACATATTCATAAATAAAGCAGATACCCCAAGCACAAATACTATATTAAATATATTACTCCCAATAACATTACCAACCGCAATAGCACTCTCTCCCCTCACAGCACCAAACAAACTAACAAAAAGTTCAGGCATAGATGTACCCATTGCAACAACAGTAAGCCCTATCACTATAGGAGGAATTTTTAATCTGTTTGCAATCATCACGCTCCCATCAACTATATATGTGCCTCCAAGATATAATAGAAGTATCCCCGCAACTGTAAAAACTATATATAATAAAATATTTGTCATCTATAAAAATATCCTTTAATTGTTATCTGAATTATTATTATTTTCTGTATTGTCAGCAGCCTCTATATTAGCTTTATCACTGTTATCATCATTTTTATTATTTTTTTTGGCTATAATAGATATTATTAAATAAATTACAAATATTATAAGTATTGCTATTATTAAAGCCGTAGAAAACCATAATGGAAATAATACCCAAACCCAACTCCATGTAACAGCATTAAAAAGTTTTAGTATTATAAATATAAAAGTTAAGAATGTAAAAAATGCAACCGCTATATTGAGAATAGGTAATTTATTTTTTGTTTGTGTGCTTAGCTCATTTGTTTTTGAATTGTCTTCGGAATGGCTTTCAGTATTCTCTGTATTATCTGTTTTATCATTGTCTATTTCTTTATCTTTCTTAAAAAACAATGAGTAAAAAATAATAGTACCTACAATTAAAATCGCTTCCAAAATTAGAAGCAATACAATATCTCTCCAATTAAAAGTAATAGTTTTACTCAAGTTTAATAAACTTAATGCTATTATAAGCATAGGTAAAAGTTTGCAAGAAATATTTAAAAGATTCTTTAAAAAATATAAACTAGCCATTGTAAATACATTTTTTATAGTATTAGCTTTCATAATAAAACACCTAATATTATTTTTTTATTTATTATAATGATATTTTTAATTAAATTCAAATTATATAAACTTAAAAATAATCAAGTTAAGAGACTAATTTCCGACTAATTAACATAATACAATATAATAAAGAAACATAAAAAGGATAAAAAAATATGCAAATTTTTAGCGTAGACTACTTACCTACAAACAATTATGAACTATTAGGTTTGGTTAAAGGTAATATTGTACAATCAAAACATATAGGAAAAGATATATTAGCTTCTTTAAATACATTAGTAGGAGGCGAAGTAACAAGCTATACAGAAATGATAAACGAAGCAAGAGATATAGCTACAAACAGAATGATAGAAGAGGCTAAAAAACTAGGAGCCAATGCAATAATAGGAGTTAATTACAGCACTTCTTCAGTATTGCAAGGCACTACAGAGGTTGTTGCTTACGGCACAGCTATTTTATTAAAATAAAAAATTAATTAAAAAAACGAAATTTTTTTAAAAAAGGAAATAAAATGAGAAGACAAAGCACAGAATTTGAAGATTTAGATATGAATGAAGAGGCATGGCGTATATTTAGAATAATGGGCGAGTTCGTTGATGGTTTTGAAACTATGTCTATATACAACAATGCTGTTACAATTTTTGGAAGTGCAAGAACAAGTCCGGATCATCCGCATTATAAATTAGCATATGAAACTGCAAAACTATTAGCAGAAAATAAATATGATATCATCACAGGCGGCGGCCCCGGAATAATGGAAGCAGGAAATAGAGGAGCTTTTGATGCCAATGGAAACTCTATTGGTTTATGCATAGAATTGCCTTTTGAGCAGAGAACTAATCCTTATGTAAAAGAAGAAATTAAGTTTAGATATTTCTTTGCTAGAAAAGTGATGTTTGTAAAATATGCTAAGGCTTTAATTGTATTTCCGGGCGGTTTTGGTACTATGGATGAAATGTTTGAAACACTTACATTAGTACAAACTAAAGTATTGAAAAAAATACCAATAATTGTAGTTGATAAAGAATTTTATACTGGGCTTATGAATTGGATAGAAAAAGA containing:
- a CDS encoding CsgG/HfaB family protein, which gives rise to MIRKLFCIILITSFCANLFSQITDNEITEKYIKENIAVFEIQDVSTGYSKDLGNKVTTLIENALTRMKRFNIVDRKNLDKYLKEMELQLTGITDEQVIEMGKIYGYSKAITGKITHSSTRFDYDSYDGTGTIYADVDLVLQIVDVSTTKILYSSKVSGSSFYSIDRYPSQAFRDAAIDEACNDLVYKVSDKMRNIFKITLKISDITDGNIILLAGYDHGLNKNTRFKVYSQSEDIVLPSGNVIEGTYKEKGTLRIKDMGSEYSIATVSRGRNIQVGDIVRETYIGNFIFGFNINYASYKINPLVKEFQSTNSTGKIKVNLNKNDYALGMHLKFGYDFQLFSPNISMGLLFGDFFKTSYGIDTRFNFDINIKIYQEIVKFVFTPYVGVGVTFTDIGEVYGGDYKNGSLLIPNGTKIRSTDIMLGIGLLANIQYNITDTLGINLAGGYRFYTKPINAGTYYEDNSFSMPEEIQTVNLTGLEFMVGIYGLF
- a CDS encoding septum formation initiator family protein → MQLNIRLRAEIFYGIIVVGLALIIFLFVFSSKGFISIDKQKQAVEKKRARIEELDRKKKKILNTIDRLTNDREYILSYAKTFGYLDSSKNEKIIKIIRDNNDNNSYYNSEEYVDNNTEMATINSRGVIILAIFLAISFAIYVLFVNRHMFIKKHSNSVVTYKGSSM
- a CDS encoding ABC transporter ATP-binding protein; translation: MNNNKMNSSNINREVLITIDKLVKTYMGPPKVEVLKSISLDIYKNEILAITGESGSGKTTLLNLIGGIDDITSGSININGNNIGKMNEGQLAKFRNKSLGYVFQFHNLLGEFSAIENVMIPALMLKYDKKGARLKAEELLETVGLKDRMHHRIGELSGGEAQRVAIARALINSPMVVLADEPTGNLDKKNAEIIREILWDMTKKTSSTLIIVTHSLSIASMADRKLRLEYGEKIVEY
- a CDS encoding ABC transporter permease, yielding MLGVRYLKAKKKFSFVSIITVICILGILVGDMVMITVLSVMNGFQDDIRDKILGMRAHINISAYGDQPLLNYEYVVDNIKDNKDITSIYPYIVLPSIMRTYTFTTLITVRSFEDDIFTKDRDFIKYFNFIEGDNKNLGTNDALIGSEMADDYALSVGDTIDIVSASGSFEKGFRPQKTTFTIKGIYKTGYYEYDSKMVIVPLKTGQSMLGYDGAVTGVAVKINNFFSADKVAKDIDLSLKQFYNVMPWMLFDRNFFQALHTEKLMLGLILSFIILIAALNIASSQIIFVKDKRRDIAIIKTLGLRPSNVAKVFFLEGAIIGGVGTILGVIFGILLASYVNETLEFIRAFLQSIVSIIWFIPAHISPSISVPIIPDFFPPDIYYVSNGLPSIIRFSQVFMVASISFLLSVLFAIIPAYIASKYKPAEVLRYE
- a CDS encoding calcium/sodium antiporter, translated to MTNILLYIVFTVAGILLLYLGGTYIVDGSVMIANRLKIPPIVIGLTVVAMGTSMPELFVSLFGAVRGESAIAVGNVIGSNIFNIVFVLGVSALFMNMSAGKKSYHVSMLSMFIIYAVLFVTLFNFNTKSLIGDKISVVEGVILLVLLCIYVYYLYTVVSKDKDELAIFEKEVSSSTKTYSISRAIFKIVLSIFALAVGSDIFLKGVTGIFRNFISEHIIGFIVVAVGTSIPELVTSVIAASKKEADISIGNIVGSNIFNVGAVLGISSIASFKFGGIVLPAAQNYLIDYVIMVLSGLILLLFTFRGRSLTNVKGIIFLVVYIFYVLYLLKTTSV
- a CDS encoding YbjQ family protein translates to MQIFSVDYLPTNNYELLGLVKGNIVQSKHIGKDILASLNTLVGGEVTSYTEMINEARDIATNRMIEEAKKLGANAIIGVNYSTSSVLQGTTEVVAYGTAILLK
- a CDS encoding TIGR00730 family Rossman fold protein codes for the protein MRRQSTEFEDLDMNEEAWRIFRIMGEFVDGFETMSIYNNAVTIFGSARTSPDHPHYKLAYETAKLLAENKYDIITGGGPGIMEAGNRGAFDANGNSIGLCIELPFEQRTNPYVKEEIKFRYFFARKVMFVKYAKALIVFPGGFGTMDEMFETLTLVQTKVLKKIPIIVVDKEFYTGLMNWIEKDMINEKYIDKEDLDLMYHTDDPKEVLSIINNFYNKK